The proteins below are encoded in one region of Bacteroidales bacterium:
- a CDS encoding fibrobacter succinogenes major paralogous domain-containing protein — MNKQARLFISILTIVGFLFFVIIGCEEDRGAPRDEDDVPDGVVVDIEGNSYETVEIGDQVWMAENLRTTRYNDSTVIPNITDHDEWDDTDKGAYARYNNDRRNVQSCGFLYNAYTIETQKLCPDGWHVPGDEEWKELEMELGMNRTNADKVGIKRGIDEGSKLAGNASLWHAGELTNESVFGASGFKGFPGGVRVKSGGFYSFGFNGCWWTSTVSSSGNVWIRKLRYNSSRVYRNNYHKGYGFSVRCLKDQAQ, encoded by the coding sequence ATGAACAAACAAGCCAGGCTGTTCATTTCAATTTTAACAATAGTGGGATTTCTGTTTTTTGTAATCATTGGATGTGAAGAAGACCGCGGAGCTCCCAGGGATGAAGATGATGTGCCCGATGGTGTTGTTGTGGATATAGAGGGAAACAGCTACGAAACAGTGGAAATAGGAGACCAGGTTTGGATGGCAGAAAACCTGAGAACTACCAGGTACAATGATAGTACAGTTATACCCAATATTACAGATCATGATGAATGGGACGATACCGACAAGGGGGCATATGCCCGGTATAATAATGACAGAAGAAATGTTCAAAGCTGTGGTTTTTTGTATAACGCATATACCATAGAAACACAAAAACTTTGCCCTGATGGTTGGCACGTGCCAGGCGATGAAGAATGGAAGGAGCTTGAGATGGAATTGGGGATGAACCGAACAAATGCGGATAAAGTTGGGATTAAAAGGGGGATAGATGAAGGGAGTAAGCTTGCGGGAAACGCCTCATTATGGCACGCCGGTGAATTAACCAATGAATCGGTGTTTGGAGCATCTGGTTTCAAGGGATTTCCCGGGGGTGTGCGTGTAAAAAGCGGCGGTTTTTACAGCTTTGGGTTTAATGGCTGCTGGTGGACTTCTACGGTAAGTTCTTCCGGTAACGTTTGGATCCGAAAGTTGCGTTACAATTCCAGCAGAGTATACCGTAATAATTACCATAAGGGTT